A region of [Bacteroides] pectinophilus DNA encodes the following proteins:
- a CDS encoding ATP-binding cassette domain-containing protein has product MTLKAVENDTYVELKNVNKRFGSYEASKNISFAVKKGSLAALLGPSGSGKTTILKMLAGLENADSGDIIIDGRRVNDIKPSEIGIGLVFQNYALFRYKTVFENIAFGLRIEKWSKADIKNRVDELIELVGLKGLEKRYPRQLSGGQRQRVAFARAIAAQPQLLLLDEPFAAIDAKVRKELRSWLRELINEVGITSIFVTHDQEEAIELSDQIILTNAGRVEQTGTPIDIYNNPQTPFAAGFIGENVKVENYREFKGFEDIKEGDGAFIRPEAVNVTRADKRLQYQATAETAVVTDVTFKGNIIELKLWLHGNTITAYRQTNQTLVAPGDKVKVFIDRMFVKEGDRTYTQVNGIYRNVESVVI; this is encoded by the coding sequence ATGACATTAAAGGCAGTAGAAAATGATACATATGTTGAATTGAAAAATGTCAACAAACGCTTCGGCAGCTATGAAGCATCAAAAAATATAAGCTTTGCGGTAAAAAAAGGAAGCCTTGCAGCACTCTTAGGTCCCAGCGGAAGTGGCAAGACAACAATACTTAAGATGCTTGCAGGTCTTGAGAATGCCGATTCCGGCGATATTATCATTGACGGAAGAAGGGTTAATGACATTAAGCCGTCCGAAATAGGTATCGGTCTTGTGTTTCAGAACTATGCACTTTTCAGGTACAAGACAGTGTTTGAGAATATTGCATTCGGTTTAAGGATTGAAAAATGGAGTAAGGCCGATATAAAAAACCGTGTTGATGAGCTGATAGAGCTGGTTGGTCTTAAAGGACTGGAAAAGAGATATCCGCGCCAGTTGTCAGGCGGGCAGAGGCAAAGAGTTGCATTCGCAAGGGCGATAGCAGCGCAGCCGCAGCTGCTTCTGCTGGATGAGCCTTTTGCAGCAATTGATGCCAAGGTCAGAAAGGAATTAAGAAGCTGGCTGAGAGAACTTATTAATGAAGTTGGAATAACAAGCATATTTGTTACACATGACCAGGAGGAGGCTATCGAATTATCTGACCAGATAATCCTCACGAACGCGGGGCGCGTGGAGCAGACAGGTACTCCGATTGATATTTATAATAATCCGCAGACGCCTTTTGCGGCAGGCTTTATCGGAGAGAATGTAAAAGTGGAAAATTACAGAGAGTTCAAGGGCTTTGAAGATATTAAAGAAGGTGATGGAGCATTTATAAGACCAGAAGCAGTTAATGTCACACGTGCCGATAAAAGGCTTCAGTACCAGGCAACAGCAGAAACAGCGGTAGTTACGGATGTTACATTCAAAGGGAATATAATTGAATTAAAATTATGGCTGCATGGCAATACAATAACTGCATACCGTCAGACAAACCAGACACTTGTAGCACCGGGAGATAAGGTGAAAGTGTTTATAGACAGGATGTTTGTTAAAGAAGGTGACAGAACATATACACAGGTGAATGGTATATACCGCAATGTCGAAAGTGTGGTTATATAG
- a CDS encoding ABC transporter ATP-binding protein, which produces MLRFDNLNVSYRHEEILHGITEQIPTGCITTILGPNGCGKTTLISSINGSSDVTGGRILLDDTDILKLSYKERARLIAFLPQIRQIIPALPVKTLVEHGRFPHLGFARKKSAEDIRIVDEVMHFTGIDKYRDMYANTLSGGIRQRVFFAMILAQDCDTIILDEPTTYLDIEGQRIFYNMILELKEKGKTILLVLHDISKALSISDKIIVMNNSEIVFGGTPAGCIESHILEDVFHAQCRELHDEEGTYYLFT; this is translated from the coding sequence ATGCTTAGATTCGACAATCTGAATGTATCATACAGGCACGAAGAGATATTACACGGAATCACCGAACAGATTCCTACAGGGTGCATAACGACAATTCTCGGTCCTAACGGCTGCGGCAAGACAACGCTCATATCATCAATAAACGGCAGCTCAGACGTAACAGGCGGAAGAATACTACTTGATGACACTGATATATTGAAGCTTTCATACAAAGAACGCGCCCGGCTTATCGCATTTCTTCCACAGATAAGGCAGATAATTCCTGCTCTCCCGGTAAAGACTCTCGTTGAGCACGGGCGCTTCCCTCATCTGGGATTTGCACGCAAAAAGTCAGCCGAGGATATCAGGATTGTAGATGAAGTTATGCATTTTACAGGGATAGATAAGTACAGAGATATGTATGCCAATACACTGTCAGGCGGAATCAGGCAGCGCGTGTTCTTTGCAATGATACTGGCGCAGGACTGTGACACCATCATTCTTGATGAACCTACAACATACCTTGATATTGAAGGACAGCGCATATTTTATAATATGATTCTCGAGCTGAAAGAAAAAGGGAAGACGATTCTGCTCGTCCTCCACGATATATCAAAAGCACTGTCCATATCTGATAAGATAATTGTAATGAATAATTCTGAGATTGTATTCGGCGGCACTCCCGCCGGCTGCATAGAAAGCCACATACTTGAAGACGTATTTCACGCACAATGCCGCGAACTTCACGACGAAGAGGGGACTTATTACCTTTTCACGTAA
- a CDS encoding iron ABC transporter permease — protein sequence MIFNTKHKKLSIFILLIFILLISMFLSILLGSVRLEPGEVISCLTGRDASSVASVLIYGIRLPRMFAALLAGMGLSCAGVILQSVMNNSLASPNTIGVNSGAGFAVMAGLLIMHGSAAYSSVFAFAGALITTLLVFAIAYMGDQSRTTIILAGITISSLLGAGINTIKLIDNEITLNITTFMIGTLNGVTARAIRLPAIGIIAAVIIAMFFGRAINILNLGEDIARSLGLNVTVTRFILLTLSSIMAGCVVSYAGLLSFVGLIVPHIGRRLFGNDARILLPCSALLGAVFVILCDLAGRVIAAPYELPAGIIMSFVGGPFFLYLLLRRKGGRRVNA from the coding sequence ATGATATTTAATACAAAACACAAAAAGCTATCTATATTTATTTTGCTGATTTTTATTCTGCTTATATCTATGTTCCTGAGTATTCTCCTTGGAAGTGTAAGGCTTGAGCCGGGTGAGGTTATATCGTGCCTGACCGGACGCGATGCATCTTCTGTTGCTTCCGTTCTTATATACGGCATAAGGCTGCCACGCATGTTTGCAGCTCTTCTTGCGGGAATGGGGCTTTCGTGTGCAGGCGTAATCCTTCAGAGTGTTATGAATAACTCACTTGCAAGCCCTAATACAATAGGTGTGAATTCAGGTGCGGGCTTTGCCGTCATGGCCGGACTTCTTATCATGCATGGAAGCGCAGCATATTCCTCCGTATTTGCATTTGCCGGAGCACTTATAACGACACTTCTTGTATTTGCGATTGCATACATGGGCGACCAGTCGAGAACAACCATTATTCTTGCAGGTATAACTATATCCTCCCTTCTCGGCGCGGGAATTAATACAATAAAGCTTATTGATAACGAGATAACTCTTAATATTACAACTTTTATGATAGGCACGCTTAACGGTGTTACAGCCCGTGCCATAAGACTTCCCGCTATAGGAATTATTGCAGCGGTAATAATAGCTATGTTTTTTGGACGTGCCATCAATATTCTCAATCTGGGAGAAGACATTGCACGTTCTCTTGGACTTAATGTTACAGTAACACGTTTTATCCTGCTTACGCTCTCAAGTATCATGGCAGGCTGTGTTGTAAGCTATGCGGGGCTTCTCAGCTTTGTAGGTCTTATTGTACCGCACATCGGACGCAGGCTGTTCGGCAATGATGCGCGCATACTGCTGCCATGCAGTGCGCTTCTCGGCGCAGTATTTGTTATTCTGTGTGACCTGGCAGGCCGCGTAATCGCTGCTCCTTATGAACTTCCGGCAGGAATAATCATGTCCTTTGTCGGCGGTCCGTTCTTTTTATATCTGCTTCTGCGCAGGAAAGGAGGCCGTAGAGTAAATGCTTAG
- a CDS encoding PLP-dependent transferase yields the protein MRFNTALLHGDFRGDKATGATLTPIYQSSAFEHDSAVKLEKIFHNQAPGFSYTRISNPTVDAFEKRMTALEGGIASVACASGMAALYNAFCNILRAGDEIVSSASLYGGSIDLFRDLESFGITTRYVENNNLEEFRAATNEHTRLYFAETIGNPRLDVTDIEALAKLAHDNGVPLIMDNTVATAYLVQPLKLGADVVVNSTSKYINANSSAISGVITDAGRFKWDEDRYPGMKEFKKFGPFAYTAKLRNGLFRNTGACLSPQNAFYNSLGMETLGLRMERVCSNAAKLAQFFTENYKDITVNYPGLTDSRWHDIAAKQFGDNGYGGIITIRTGSKEKAFGIIDALKLPLIVSNIGDTKTLVIHPESTLNVHSSEEEKKTAGVFDDLIRISVGIEDIEDLIEDFRQAVDSVENL from the coding sequence ATGAGATTTAATACTGCATTACTGCATGGTGACTTCAGAGGAGATAAGGCAACGGGAGCCACGCTTACTCCTATATATCAGTCAAGTGCATTTGAACATGATTCAGCAGTCAAGCTGGAGAAAATATTTCATAATCAGGCTCCGGGATTCTCATATACGAGAATAAGCAACCCGACAGTTGATGCATTCGAGAAGAGAATGACGGCATTGGAGGGAGGTATTGCCAGCGTGGCATGTGCGTCAGGTATGGCAGCCCTGTATAATGCGTTTTGCAATATATTAAGAGCCGGCGATGAGATAGTATCAAGTGCCAGCCTGTATGGCGGAAGCATTGATCTGTTCAGGGATCTTGAAAGCTTTGGAATAACAACAAGATACGTTGAGAATAACAATCTTGAGGAATTCAGGGCAGCAACGAATGAGCATACAAGGCTTTATTTTGCGGAGACGATAGGTAATCCAAGACTTGATGTTACTGATATAGAAGCACTTGCCAAGCTTGCACATGATAACGGTGTGCCGCTTATTATGGATAATACCGTTGCGACGGCATATCTGGTACAGCCTCTTAAGCTTGGTGCCGATGTGGTAGTCAATTCAACATCCAAGTATATCAATGCAAACAGCAGCGCGATATCAGGTGTGATTACCGATGCGGGAAGATTCAAGTGGGATGAAGACAGATATCCGGGAATGAAGGAATTTAAGAAGTTTGGTCCATTTGCATATACGGCGAAGCTTCGTAACGGATTATTCAGGAATACAGGTGCATGTCTGTCACCGCAGAACGCATTCTACAATAGTCTGGGAATGGAGACTCTGGGACTTCGAATGGAGCGTGTTTGCAGCAATGCGGCAAAGCTTGCACAGTTCTTTACTGAGAATTATAAGGATATAACAGTTAATTACCCCGGACTTACAGACAGCAGATGGCATGATATAGCAGCAAAGCAGTTTGGCGATAACGGTTACGGCGGAATAATCACGATAAGGACAGGAAGTAAGGAAAAAGCGTTCGGTATAATAGATGCGCTTAAGCTTCCACTGATAGTTTCCAATATCGGCGATACAAAGACACTTGTAATCCATCCTGAATCGACGCTTAACGTACACAGCAGTGAAGAGGAGAAGAAGACAGCAGGCGTATTTGATGACCTGATAAGAATAAGTGTCGGCATCGAGGATATCGAAGATTTGATTGAGGATTTCAGACAGGCAGTTGATTCAGTTGAGAATCTGTAG
- a CDS encoding 4Fe-4S binding protein, with protein MANIDYAALKKGGFMRQKQKGYFSLRLQTVGGNLTAENIKTVAEVAEKYGKGYIHMTSRQGIEIPFINFKDIEEVRSKLADGGVNPGVCGPRVRTITACQGREICPSGCIDTYELAKKLDEHYFGRELPHKFKFGVTGCQNNCLKAEENDIGIKGGMEVNWVSDKCINCGVCEKACREQAITFTGSEIILDKSKCNNCGRCAKACPTDAWDTESGFIVSFGGLFGNRIYKGEQLLPMIKDEETLFRVTDAAIGFFEENANPGERFRLLLQRVGEDEFRKRIQAAYEGK; from the coding sequence ATGGCTAACATTGATTATGCAGCATTAAAAAAAGGCGGTTTCATGAGACAGAAGCAGAAAGGCTATTTCTCTCTGAGACTTCAGACTGTCGGAGGTAATCTTACTGCGGAGAATATAAAGACTGTTGCAGAAGTAGCAGAAAAATATGGCAAGGGCTATATTCACATGACATCAAGACAGGGCATTGAGATTCCTTTCATTAATTTTAAGGATATTGAAGAGGTTCGCAGCAAGCTTGCAGACGGAGGTGTTAATCCGGGAGTATGCGGTCCGAGAGTAAGAACCATAACAGCATGTCAGGGACGTGAGATCTGTCCGAGCGGCTGTATTGATACATATGAGCTTGCCAAGAAGCTTGATGAGCATTATTTCGGAAGGGAGCTTCCGCATAAGTTCAAGTTCGGTGTTACAGGATGTCAGAATAACTGCCTTAAGGCTGAGGAGAATGATATCGGTATCAAGGGCGGAATGGAAGTAAACTGGGTCTCAGACAAATGTATCAACTGCGGTGTGTGTGAAAAGGCATGCCGTGAGCAGGCAATAACATTTACAGGAAGCGAGATAATTCTGGATAAGTCAAAGTGCAATAATTGTGGACGCTGTGCTAAGGCATGTCCTACAGATGCATGGGATACTGAGAGCGGATTCATCGTATCGTTCGGTGGTCTGTTTGGTAACAGGATTTACAAGGGGGAACAGCTTCTTCCTATGATTAAGGATGAAGAGACACTTTTCAGGGTAACAGATGCAGCAATCGGATTCTTTGAGGAGAATGCTAATCCGGGTGAGAGATTCAGACTCCTTCTCCAGCGTGTGGGTGAAGATGAATTCAGAAAGAGAATACAGGCAGCATACGAAGGAAAGTAA
- a CDS encoding sulfurtransferase TusA family protein produces the protein MAGIKIDDQVDITDKVCPLTFVKAKVALDELEDGEVIAIRMNDGEPVQNVPRSIKEEGHQILKLVNNEDGTYNLIVKKVDDEA, from the coding sequence ATAGCAGGAATTAAGATAGATGATCAGGTGGATATAACAGATAAGGTATGCCCGCTTACATTTGTAAAGGCAAAGGTTGCTCTTGATGAGCTTGAGGACGGCGAAGTTATTGCAATTCGAATGAATGACGGCGAGCCGGTACAGAATGTTCCGAGAAGCATTAAGGAAGAGGGACATCAGATACTTAAGCTGGTTAATAATGAGGATGGCACATATAATCTGATAGTTAAAAAGGTTGATGACGAAGCATAA
- the trxA gene encoding thioredoxin produces MAARVSKADFDDKVLGSSLPVLVDFYSDSCVPCKRMSPVVGDVEDEREGSLSVYKVNINFDTELAEQYDVQSVPTLLLFKGGAEVARQSGAVRKDALNAWIDDNVK; encoded by the coding sequence ATGGCAGCTAGAGTAAGTAAAGCAGATTTTGATGATAAGGTGCTCGGAAGTTCACTTCCGGTTCTGGTTGATTTTTATTCAGACAGTTGTGTGCCATGCAAGAGAATGTCTCCTGTAGTAGGTGATGTTGAGGATGAGAGAGAAGGCAGCCTGTCAGTGTATAAAGTCAATATTAATTTTGATACAGAGCTTGCAGAACAGTATGACGTACAGTCAGTTCCTACACTGCTGCTGTTTAAGGGCGGGGCAGAGGTTGCAAGACAGTCAGGTGCAGTAAGAAAAGATGCACTGAATGCATGGATAGATGACAATGTTAAATAA
- the thiS gene encoding sulfur carrier protein ThiS yields the protein MKITVSGTAKEVKDGLTLPELIELENVEQPEYVTVSINEEFVASADKDSTVLKDGDSVEFLYFMGGGSYGVN from the coding sequence ATGAAGATCACAGTTTCAGGAACAGCAAAAGAAGTAAAAGACGGACTTACATTACCGGAGCTTATCGAACTTGAGAATGTTGAACAGCCTGAGTATGTTACAGTATCAATTAATGAGGAATTTGTTGCAAGTGCAGATAAGGACAGCACAGTTCTTAAGGATGGTGACAGTGTAGAATTCCTTTACTTCATGGGAGGTGGAAGCTATGGCGTTAACTGA
- the thiF gene encoding thiazole biosynthesis adenylyltransferase ThiF yields the protein MALTDEQIERYSRHIILKEVGAKGQRKLLNAKVLIIGAGGLGAPAAMYLAAAGVGTIGIVDADEVDLSNLQRQIIHQTADVGKAKVKSAKETMNAMNPDVTVNTYREFVTSENIMDLIRDYDFIIDGTDNFPAKFLINDACVMAKKPFSHAGIIRFKGQLMTYVPGEGPCYRCVFKNPPPKDAVPTCKQAGVIGAMGGVIGSLQAMEAIKYILGVGKLLTGYLLTYDAINQEFHKIKLPSDTSGCAVCGDHPTITELIDYEQVECTDH from the coding sequence ATGGCGTTAACTGATGAGCAGATTGAAAGATATTCAAGGCACATTATTCTCAAAGAGGTAGGTGCCAAGGGACAGAGAAAGCTTCTTAATGCCAAGGTGCTTATAATAGGTGCCGGCGGACTTGGAGCACCTGCAGCAATGTATCTTGCGGCAGCAGGCGTAGGAACAATCGGAATCGTAGATGCCGATGAAGTAGACTTGAGCAATCTTCAGAGACAGATAATACATCAGACAGCAGATGTCGGCAAGGCGAAGGTTAAGTCCGCAAAAGAGACAATGAATGCAATGAATCCTGATGTAACTGTCAATACATACAGAGAGTTTGTCACAAGTGAGAATATTATGGACCTTATCAGGGACTATGATTTCATAATTGACGGTACAGATAATTTCCCTGCAAAGTTCCTTATTAATGATGCCTGTGTAATGGCTAAGAAGCCTTTTTCACATGCAGGAATCATCAGATTCAAGGGTCAGCTTATGACCTATGTTCCTGGAGAAGGACCATGCTACCGTTGTGTATTCAAGAATCCACCACCAAAGGATGCAGTGCCTACATGCAAGCAGGCAGGCGTTATCGGCGCAATGGGCGGTGTTATCGGAAGTCTGCAGGCAATGGAGGCAATTAAGTATATTCTTGGAGTTGGAAAGCTTCTTACAGGATACCTTCTTACTTATGATGCAATTAATCAGGAATTCCATAAGATTAAGCTGCCATCAGATACATCAGGATGCGCAGTATGCGGTGACCACCCTACAATTACAGAGCTTATCGATTATGAGCAGGTAGAGTGCACAGACCACTAA
- a CDS encoding M67 family metallopeptidase has translation MISMKKSDYDLILEHAKSVVPEEACGLIAGTIDNGSKTVGKVYILTNIDHSNEHFTLDPKEQLAAVKDMRASGLVPLGNWHSHPESPSRPSEEDKRLAYDSKASYMILSLMDAGNPVLNSFHIEGNESTKEELVIC, from the coding sequence ATGATATCAATGAAAAAGTCAGATTATGATCTGATTCTTGAACATGCAAAGTCTGTTGTGCCTGAAGAGGCATGCGGACTCATTGCAGGAACAATAGATAATGGCAGTAAGACCGTTGGGAAGGTGTATATTCTTACCAATATTGACCATTCTAATGAGCATTTTACACTTGATCCGAAAGAACAGCTTGCGGCAGTTAAAGATATGAGAGCATCAGGCCTTGTTCCGCTCGGTAACTGGCATTCTCATCCGGAGTCTCCGTCAAGACCTTCAGAAGAAGATAAGAGACTTGCGTATGACAGCAAGGCAAGCTATATGATTCTGTCACTTATGGATGCCGGTAATCCGGTACTTAATTCATTCCACATTGAAGGAAATGAATCAACGAAGGAAGAGCTTGTTATATGTTAG
- a CDS encoding FAD-dependent oxidoreductase translates to MLDVIIIGSGPAGLTASIYAKRAGLNAVVVEKEYMGTGQIADSSRVDNYPGMPGVDGYSLGESFRSHAESLGVEFIEREIVKLDNSKGSWVCTCDDGSTLEAQTVLYAAGCRHRSLGIDSESVFQGKGVSYCAVCDGAFYRDKNVAVVGGGDTALDDALYLSDICRKVYLIHRRDGFRGSASTLARLKEKADIEIITNARIEQITGDKKVSGADLSNGAHVDIDGIFVAVGMIPQTSLLEGFDVLDDSGYVVAGEDGVTSCSGLFAAGDARTKNLRQVITAASDGANAMYSVMHMLSK, encoded by the coding sequence ATGTTAGATGTTATTATTATAGGCAGTGGTCCGGCAGGGCTTACAGCCTCAATATATGCAAAGCGTGCAGGACTTAATGCAGTTGTTGTTGAAAAAGAATATATGGGTACAGGTCAGATAGCCGACAGCAGCAGAGTTGATAATTATCCGGGAATGCCCGGAGTAGACGGATATTCTCTTGGAGAGAGCTTCCGCAGCCATGCAGAATCACTTGGCGTGGAATTCATTGAAAGAGAGATTGTAAAGCTTGATAACAGCAAAGGCAGCTGGGTATGCACATGCGATGACGGAAGCACACTTGAAGCTCAGACAGTACTCTATGCGGCAGGATGCAGGCATCGCAGTCTTGGAATAGACTCCGAAAGTGTATTTCAGGGAAAAGGTGTTTCTTACTGTGCAGTCTGCGATGGGGCATTTTACAGGGATAAAAATGTGGCAGTAGTTGGAGGTGGAGACACAGCGCTTGATGATGCACTGTACCTTTCTGATATATGCCGTAAAGTATATCTTATCCACAGACGTGACGGCTTCCGCGGTTCGGCATCAACACTTGCCAGGCTTAAGGAAAAGGCAGATATCGAGATTATAACCAATGCAAGGATAGAGCAGATTACGGGTGATAAAAAGGTGTCAGGTGCAGACTTAAGCAATGGTGCCCATGTTGATATTGACGGAATCTTTGTTGCTGTTGGCATGATTCCGCAGACTTCACTGCTTGAAGGCTTTGATGTGCTGGATGACAGCGGATATGTTGTTGCAGGAGAAGATGGTGTAACATCATGCAGTGGGCTTTTTGCTGCAGGTGATGCAAGAACCAAGAATCTCAGACAGGTAATAACTGCGGCTTCGGATGGTGCCAATGCCATGTACTCAGTCATGCATATGTTGTCAAAATAG
- a CDS encoding 50S ribosomal protein L25 yields MNTLKAEKRSLDVKAKRLRREGFVTGNVFGRELAESIPVKMQKVDVERMMKTDHKGSQIMLDVDGEQYDVLIKDIAFNPLKGIVEEISFQALVSNEMVHSVAEVILVNHDKVAEGVVQQLLNEVSYKAYPSAIVDSVKVDVSQMKIGDTIRVKDLDIAADKDVEIHTDLEAPVVTVTAVHNDVPETDEESADGEAAAE; encoded by the coding sequence ATGAATACTTTAAAAGCTGAAAAGAGAAGTTTGGATGTTAAGGCAAAGAGATTAAGACGCGAAGGATTTGTTACGGGCAATGTATTTGGCAGAGAATTAGCAGAGTCAATACCTGTAAAGATGCAGAAGGTTGATGTGGAGCGTATGATGAAGACAGACCATAAGGGCAGTCAGATTATGCTTGATGTTGACGGAGAACAGTATGATGTTCTTATTAAGGATATTGCATTTAATCCACTCAAGGGTATAGTCGAGGAGATTAGTTTTCAGGCATTGGTAAGCAATGAGATGGTACATTCTGTAGCTGAGGTAATACTGGTTAACCATGATAAGGTTGCCGAAGGTGTCGTACAGCAGCTCCTGAATGAAGTTTCATATAAAGCATATCCGTCAGCAATCGTAGATTCAGTTAAGGTTGATGTAAGCCAGATGAAGATTGGTGATACAATCAGAGTTAAGGATCTTGATATTGCGGCTGATAAGGATGTAGAGATTCATACAGACCTCGAAGCTCCTGTTGTAACGGTAACAGCAGTTCATAATGATGTTCCTGAGACAGATGAAGAATCAGCAGACGGTGAGGCAGCAGCAGAATAA
- a CDS encoding formate/nitrite transporter family protein, with product MANMNMDFPPQVVEGNIRAEVDRVNMPFVRMVLLGIFAGMFIAGGAAASSVAMHAISNVGLARLLGGVVFPVGLMMIVFIGGELFTGDCLLILGFIDKRYKVTAMIRVLVVVYISNLIGAMVIALLVSLSGQYNYTDGLLGAYTIKVAMGKVNMSFGQAFCSGIMCNIFVCAAVLMAAAAKDIAGKVWAIFFPIMAFVVSGYEHCVANMYYIPAGIFALGNEKYAARAAAEYGYTYEQMSVVDWKHFFINSSIPVTLGNIVGGMLFVGVILYLIYGKNIRHDSTPASLKKEAK from the coding sequence ATGGCTAACATGAATATGGATTTTCCACCACAGGTAGTGGAAGGCAACATAAGGGCAGAAGTTGACAGAGTTAATATGCCTTTTGTAAGAATGGTACTTCTTGGAATATTTGCAGGAATGTTTATTGCCGGAGGCGCTGCAGCAAGCAGTGTGGCAATGCATGCGATAAGTAACGTAGGACTGGCAAGGCTTCTGGGCGGCGTAGTATTCCCGGTAGGACTTATGATGATAGTATTTATCGGTGGAGAACTTTTTACCGGTGACTGCCTTCTGATACTTGGCTTTATTGATAAGAGATATAAGGTTACTGCAATGATAAGGGTTCTGGTTGTTGTATACATAAGCAATCTTATAGGAGCGATGGTGATAGCACTTCTTGTATCGCTCAGCGGTCAGTACAATTACACTGACGGACTTCTTGGAGCGTATACAATCAAGGTTGCGATGGGGAAGGTTAATATGTCCTTCGGGCAGGCATTCTGTTCGGGAATTATGTGCAACATATTTGTGTGTGCTGCGGTACTTATGGCAGCGGCAGCCAAGGATATCGCAGGCAAGGTATGGGCTATATTCTTTCCGATAATGGCATTTGTTGTAAGCGGATATGAGCACTGTGTAGCCAATATGTATTATATTCCGGCAGGAATATTCGCACTGGGCAATGAAAAGTATGCAGCCAGGGCAGCAGCGGAGTACGGATACACATATGAGCAGATGTCGGTTGTTGACTGGAAGCACTTCTTTATTAACAGCTCAATTCCTGTAACTCTTGGCAATATTGTCGGAGGCATGCTTTTTGTAGGAGTAATTCTTTATCTTATATATGGTAAGAATATCCGGCATGATTCAACACCGGCATCACTTAAAAAGGAAGCAAAGTAA